The sequence AATTATTGAAAAATTGGTGGAAATGCTACTATAAAATGAAAGCCTGATACAAAACTAGCAAGCAAGGAAATATAACCAAATTAGTCGATGAGAATTACCTCTGAAAGTATATtcattttaagaaaatgatcaaGCAAGCAACTACCAAGATTATTTTAACTAAGTTCTCGATGTATCCTAGTCAGCAACTAAAAAAGAACACTTGCCAGTTCAAATAAACTGCAATAATTCCTATAAAACGATAGCTATTTAAAAAGCAATTAAAGAAAGACAACAAGCACCTATATAATAGGTTGATTATCAGCTTAAGAACGTGAAAATTATACCTGATTATTCGAAAGCCTATCAACGGTGGATCCAAACCAGCCAGTGGCACAAATCTTGAAAACACCCATAAACAAGCACACCCCGCAGAACATCAGAAACATCCACTGCCCCAACTTCTTTTTCCCTTTCAACTCCAGCCCCAATTCCCCAAAATCCACACTCAAAGATTGAATCTTTCTCCTCAAATGAACCCTCTGCGCCACGCTGCTCGCGTGGGCAGCCCTAAAAGACTCGGACCCACCACCGGATAACGGGCTTCCAGATCTAGGAGAATTGAGCTGCTGAAGATCGATGATGTTCTCATGATGATGGTGACCACTGCTGTTTTGAGTgttctgtgaagaattgttgtTACTACTATTGCGCTTGAACGAGTGCGCTCTTCGGGTCATTGGACCAGAGAATCTTGGGCTGTTGACGCGCTGTGAAACGCCGCCGCCATCAGTGGCGGTCGCGTGGTGGTGATGCTGGCTGTTATGCTGGTGGCCCATTTCTTGGAACGCACATCGAAAACTTGCCCGTGCGAGTGAGTTTTTCAGTTGATAACCATTGAGATGAGTGAAAAATAGAAAGTAGCGAGGGAGGATGATGTGATAATATTTCCATAATGCTAATTATTATAATACGTATATGTAGTAAGAAGctcttttttgaaatttagCCTAAAATTGCAATAAAGGTCATGCCACCGTCAGTTGATCCAATGTTTTTAGCCTTATTGGAGCTTTAaacaaattgtaattttttttattactaatcttgcatgtataattgaaaaaaaaaaataggttgTTATTTCATCAACCCAATCCGTCTATTTTATATTGAAGGATGGGTTGGTCAAACGGGTTTAGTCCATTTTTATAGCTCTAATATTGACCATGTAGGAGCTCCTCTGGATTTCCAGCACTGGTAGATCGATGGGTCGCACCACGAAAAGGCCTCGCGTTCTGATGAATGAGTGATTGTAATACCCATCCCACATAGATAAAATATCGATATGTTTGAATTAGTTTAAAATGAGATACAATTGACACTTATATCAACTTGCGTTAGTTGGTATTAACAACAAATAAGAAATAATTGTTGGGTCTATTGTATAGTCATGCTTGAGTAAGCATAGGCTCGAGACCTGACATTGTGTCGTTCACCATTATTATAAAAAGGGTCATCAAATCATCATTTGTCGAATATAGGGGCACAATCGAGTGGAGTCGActcgaaaaaaatttaatatattcgAACTCGAACTTGACTCGACCCGAGTATTAATTTTCAAGCTCGTGCTCGACTTGATAATGTATCTCGAAAAACTCGAtttcgattttattttaattttaaataaataattaatatatataaataaatatatatgtagaattaaatatataaacatgtaTCGAGTAGCTCGTGAACTACTCAAACAGACCCATCATCTACTCTAGCCTAACTCAATTATGGGCTTGAGCTCGAGTTTTGACCGATCTGGAGTCGAGTTACTCACAAGTAGCTCGACTTGTTTACACCTGTAATTTGCTAATTTGATGTTTTGATTATATATCAATAGATATAAATCCAGTTCACGAGTGCAAAGATTTCCCAACTATCTAGTTTATGCATTGTTGATATAATTCCAAACACGTACGTTACTACAATACACTGCCAAAATCTGTATCACAGTCGGTACATCTCTCATATTGATTAAAATCAAGCTTTGGAAAACATATTCCACATTCAAAACAGACACACGCACACAACAAACTTTTTTACCATCAAACTGAGAGTGGAAAGCCTTTGCTTTGCCTGTTTCTTGTTTTAATACAATGTTCGGTCACTCTTTTTTTGGAAAATGCCTGGCCCATATGTGGAATACATCAAAGTGATAAGAAGGGGGAATTGCAATAATACGAATGACCCCACTGGCAAGCAAGCCAATGCAGCCATTGGTATGAGAAACAAACTAGATTTGTCTCTAAATGTAACGTATATAGCTGCACTAAAGGCAACCATCATGAACGTAATGGAAGTGAAAAGGGTAAGCAGTCCAATGCATAATCTCTTAGGTAGAACATTTAGAAAATCTTGTTCTGCATAACGGGAAGTTAGGATCGATAGGAACATAAGCAAGGAGGTGGTGGATGTGAACATGGAAACGGAGTTTGAAATGGCAAATAAAATGAATGAAGGTTCTTTTACGAAAACCGGTATTCCAGAGTCGCTACGAAGACCTCCTGGAACTGTGAAAGCTGCAGCAAATACGACTGTAGTAATCAATGCGGCAGCAATGGTACATGAGGTGGCAGTGTCTTTCATCCATTTCTCACCTTCAGATTTCAACTCGTGGTGCTTCTCGGTAAACAACATCTGAGGAGTTTTGCGATCATTGTTTTCCCATGTCCTACGAGAAGGGTTAACGAACTTTTCCATTTCCTGTACAATGTTGATGAATTTATCACCACAAAAATGTGCTCAGGCAAGCAAACAAGAATAAGCCAAATTATAATTGTAATGGGCGGATGATCAACAGGCATATGAAAAGGATGTTACTAAAGAGATCCAGTACCTTGAACCATTGTAATTCACGTTGCAACTGTAAAGCTGCACCAGAAACTAGATTGAGTTTGTGAGAAGGGGCTATTTCTCCACACGTGTGCATAAAGTTGTTATCCGAAGAGTCGGTTGAGTCGTAAAAATAGTGTTTTCGCTCATTCATGTGATAAATGAGATTGAAAACATTGTCAACGCGTTCTCTCGCAGCTACGTGAAAAATGGTGCATCCAGTTTTTGGTTCTTCAGCAAAAATAGCAGTGGGAAACATCTCTATGATCACCTCCACAACCTCATGTATGCCTTTCCTTGCAGCCTTAACTATAGCACTTTCATAGACACGTGAAGCATCAGGCAAAGATTCCAGTGCTTTGCACAAGCATTTGACGAGTTCAAGTGTTTGTTGGTGcattaatttctttttcttgtagCTCTTCGCTACGGGAACTGCATATATACATATTAGCAACCAAAAGTAAGAAATATTTAACCTCTAAGACCATGAATTGATCGACAACAAGACTTAATACGGAAAATATGACATACAAAATAATGAAGTGACACTAGATCATGATGATGTACACCAAAAATTACTGATGTGGTATCAGACATTGCTCTAATGTCTGATGTCACGTAAATATTATGATGAAAAAActctaaaaattgaaaaatattgccAATTAGGGGACTTAGACTTTGATCATAAGATAGTAAGAGCAAAAATAGAAAACGTGTAAGTTATGTTGTCTGAACTCGAGCGTTTCACTTctctataaatatatattttcttcaagtGTAACGTGTAAGTTATGTTGTCTGAACTCGAGTTTTTCACTTctctataaatatatattttcttcaagtGTTTCTCttcggaaattatatttttgttcatataatttgttttttccccctatttttagtctttttaacaaatgattttttttagtcCAATTTTGCTAATTGATGGTATTGTTTACAGTGAATTTGCATTTTAAGTAGaaataaacaaacaaacacAAGAAGTCGAAAGATAAAATCCCTCATTGATAGTATTAAATAAGTCAAATAAAGAATTTTATCAGGAAATGAAATACTTACCCACAAAAGAAATTATCTGGAACCAATCAAATTTCTTTTGCACTTGATCATCATAACATGGATTCTCAATGTCAGTTGTAATTTTTTCCATGCTCGACGATGTCAATGGAACACCTTCaggatataaaataaatacaaaatataatcaattaccagattttatatattttaatatttatatcttattGAAATTAATTCTAACACTTCCATATTGAATAAGAATAATTTATGACTTGCATGAAGTGTCACGATTACCAAGTGTTGTTATTCACACCGCAGCAATTTCATACGAAGGTGACAAAAAATgagcatttaattaattaatatgttaaGAATTTCTTGCCTATTATATGTTAAGGCACATGAATATGCATGCATCAACTTGTTGGTATTTGGCTTATCAGaagtttgaatttttcttaactTTTCAACACATAAATCAACTAGAAAAATGACTTACAAGAGTATATCCAGTTTTGCCACCAACTGAAAGTCTGTCCACTTGGAAACACGGATTTCATTCCTGCTAGCACTTTCAATGCATAATCGCCATCCTCATCGCTTAATGCAGCCAACTCCGGGTATTTCTTAACCAAGTACGATGCCACATCTGCCATGATAAGACCgtcaattttttaatataaatcttCTACTctgatatttatattttataaattaattatcaataaatcaaaagaaatattaataagaaaattgtttctctttacattttaaaaatagtcaaAGTTTAATTGGTCTTATGCCATCAACCCgtattatttttaacttttgaGTCTAGAATGTCGAAGTGATATCGGATATTACTAACATAACATCAGACGTTGACGTGTCCAATATCTTGTTACCACTCTGtcaaaaaatgactaaaaataaaagaaggcTGACTTGTTTTGTTATACGTGGACCACCAAACTTTACCGTAGCAAAAATCAAAACATGCTTATCTTACACTGGACGATTTTTCCAACTTCTCCTGAATCAGATATTTTCTACTAACCTATAAATTCAGAAGTGATCGCAATGGTGAGCAGCTGAGCCCCGAACTTCCCCACAAATGGGCTGTTACCCACATCTTTCTTGGAGACGGATATGAGATACATAAGCGTATCCTTTTGGCTATTCCTCGCCGCCAAATGTATAGGTAACCTATTCTTCTTATTGGTGATATATAGCAAGTCGGGGTTTTTGCTCACCAACATTATCGCAGCTTCCTTGTTTCCGGCCATAGCAGCAAAATGTAGAGCAGTGTCCCCCGAACTATTTTTTGCGAGGATTGCTTCATCTGGAATCGGGTACTCTAACAACTTTTTTACGAAATAATTTGATTTTCCAGTCTCCACAGCTACGTGCAGAGTTGTCTCAGAGTATCCATTGACCATGGCTGTGATTGCATTTTGATCTTTGTCCAGAATCTTCTTGCCTTCCTTCCAATCACCTCTTAATGCTGCTCTATACAACGGCAAGTACCGGCTCAAATCCTTAcctgcatatttttattttagactTACAAACCTAGTACCAGAAACCTTATTCAAAACCTTGATTTATGGTAATCCTCATatgtaatttttcatttttatcttgtCGGTCATACAATTTTAGCCAATcatttgcattttttttcagttttagtcattttcacAGTAGTGGTGAACATATAGTAAAAAATGGATGACTTGTTATTGAAAATTGTTGATACGATGTCAGATATTACATCAATGTTCCGATTAAAAAGactaatattgaatttttttacaaatcaaTGGACTAAAACTCTGAATTGATCaatattatgataaaaaaataaacaaatttgcAAGTTATACAGGTgcgaaaaatataattttctctaTTCTTATCACAACATTTTTAATACCTCCTTGCATTCTCCACGATTCACAAAAATATATTCGAATTcattaaacaatattttttttccagtttTAGCTACGAATTGAAGCTATCAATGCGTATGTAATTTACCTGTAGCTGCATCTCCCTCTTCCGAACTAGAACTGGAAGATGACTCAGATTCATCTTCCGTATCCTCATCTTCATCTTTCTCCATATCACTTTGAATGTCATTATTATCtgatttgaaaagtttttctagTTCTAACCAAACTTCCATGGAACTCTTCAATCCCACCACAGCATCAAGCACATCGGTCCCAGTAATGGAACCCAAAATCCATCCTGCGACAAGCTGGTCGGTTCTTCTCCAAAGTTTCTGCTCATCCATGGAATCTTCGGGGGCCGGAATCTGGCCGTCGATGAAGCCCAGCAAATCTTGGCTCTCGAACAGACAGATCATCTGTTTCTTCCAGATCTTGTAATCATTAATGCCTCGTTTCTTATTGTCTTTGTTAAGACATAGCTTCACTGATACAAAGTTCGCAGCATTAACAGTTGACGGCCATGGATATTTTGCTGAATTTGAGGAAGACATTGAAACGATGCAGAGTTCAATTATTCGAATGAAGTGTGTGGGAACGAAAAATTAGCATGACTTTGATAAACAAACCTTTTACaaaaattatgggaaactgaggattgattttttatttacaacacacataaaatatatatatatatatatata comes from Primulina huaijiensis isolate GDHJ02 chromosome 2, ASM1229523v2, whole genome shotgun sequence and encodes:
- the LOC140971456 gene encoding uncharacterized protein yields the protein MSSSNSAKYPWPSTVNAANFVSVKLCLNKDNKKRGINDYKIWKKQMICLFESQDLLGFIDGQIPAPEDSMDEQKLWRRTDQLVAGWILGSITGTDVLDAVVGLKSSMEVWLELEKLFKSDNNDIQSDMEKDEDEDTEDESESSSSSSSEEGDAATGKDLSRYLPLYRAALRGDWKEGKKILDKDQNAITAMVNGYSETTLHVAVETGKSNYFVKKLLEYPIPDEAILAKNSSGDTALHFAAMAGNKEAAIMLVSKNPDLLYITNKKNRLPIHLAARNSQKDTLMYLISVSKKDVGNSPFVGKFGAQLLTIAITSEFIDVASYLVKKYPELAALSDEDGDYALKVLAGMKSVFPSGQTFSWWQNWIYSCVPLTSSSMEKITTDIENPCYDDQVQKKFDWFQIISFVVPVAKSYKKKKLMHQQTLELVKCLCKALESLPDASRVYESAIVKAARKGIHEVVEVIIEMFPTAIFAEEPKTGCTIFHVAARERVDNVFNLIYHMNERKHYFYDSTDSSDNNFMHTCGEIAPSHKLNLVSGAALQLQRELQWFKEMEKFVNPSRRTWENNDRKTPQMLFTEKHHELKSEGEKWMKDTATSCTIAAALITTVVFAAAFTVPGGLRSDSGIPVFVKEPSFILFAISNSVSMFTSTTSLLMFLSILTSRYAEQDFLNVLPKRLCIGLLTLFTSITFMMVAFSAAIYVTFRDKSSLFLIPMAALACLPVGSFVLLQFPLLITLMYSTYGPGIFQKKSDRTLY